The Xenopus tropicalis strain Nigerian chromosome 2, UCB_Xtro_10.0, whole genome shotgun sequence genome window below encodes:
- the ncf1 gene encoding neutrophil cytosol factor 1 isoform X1, translating into MTEPHIRHIQLLGFEKRFIPSQHYVYMFMVKWQDLTEKLVYRKFTEIYEFHKSLKEMFPIEAGDISKEHRTIPHLPAPKWFDGLRSTENRQVTLSDYFSSLLSLPPKISRCPHVLNFFQVRSDDVNPVANNTNGRKPETFLLKVDTAKKNVSDITGPIILQSYRVIADYEKNSKSELAAKNGDVVEIVEKSENGWWFCQLRNKRGWMPAAYLEPLDGPDESEEQDPNYEGDLHITTKDYSGELDDELSLQEGENVEVIHKLLDGWWVVRKGSITGYFPAMYLQKSGETAPANENPSKRKGLPPRRSTISNANSIHKKERKQISQDTYRRNSKKYLKQRQSIVDTKSPIITENKEEESKSKPQPAIPPRPSKELILDRCSENTKSKIRTLN; encoded by the exons ATGACAGAGCCCCACATCAGGCACATCCAGCTTTTGGGCTTTGAGAAAAGATTTATACCCAGCCAACATTAT GTCTACATGTTTATGGTCAAGTGGCAGGATCTCACCGAAAAGCTTGTTTACAGGAAATTCACTGAAATCTATGAGTTTCAt AAATCCTTAAAAGAAATGTTTCCTATTGAAGCTGGGGACATAAGTAAAGAACACAGGACTATTCCTCACCTACCAG CTCCAAAGTGGTTTGATGGCCTCAGGTCCACGGAGAACAGACAGGTCACGCTGTCAGATTACTTTTCCTCTTTGCTGAGTCTGCCTCCTAAAATCTCCCGCTGCCCTCATGTTCTGAATTTCTTCCAAGTCAGATCTGATGATGTTAACCCAGTAGCCAACAACACCAA TGGTCGTAAGCCTGAGACGTTTTTGTTGAAGGTggatactgcaaaaaaaaatgtgtcag ATATaacaggacccattatcctgcAGTCATACAGAGTAATCGCTGACTATGAAAAGAATTCCAAGAGTGAGCTGGCAGCGAAAAATGGAGATGTGGTAGAGATAGTAGAGAAGTCTGAAAATG GCTGGTGGTTCTGTCAGCTAAGGAACAAGAGGGGATGGATGCCTGCTGCTTATCTTGAACCTTTAGATGGCCCAGATGAGTCTGAAGAACAGGATCCTAATTATGAAG GTGACCTGCACATCACCACAAAAGACTATTCAGGAGAACTAGATGATGAGCTGAGTCTCCAGGAAGGAGAGAATGTTGAAGTCATCCACAAGCTGCTGGATGGTTGGTGGGTTGTCAG AAAAGGCAGCATCACTGGATATTTCCCAGCTATGTATCTACAGAAATCTGGGGAAACAGCTCCTGCCAATGAGAATCCGTCAAAAAGAAAAGGCTTGCCCCCAAGGAG ATCCACTATATCAAATGCTAACAGTATTCATAAAAAAGAACGAAAGCAGATCAGTCAGGACACCTACAGGAGAAACAGCAAGAAATATTTAAAGCAGCGGCAATCCATCGTTGACACTAAAAGCCCCATTATAACAG AAAATAAAGAGGAAGAAAGCAAATCTAAGCCCCAGCCTGCAATCCCCCCAAGACCCAGCAAAGAGCTCATCCTGGACCGTTGCTCAGAGAACACAAAGAGCAAGATCAGAACATTGAACTAA
- the ncf1 gene encoding neutrophil cytosol factor 1, whose product MTEPHIRHIQLLGFEKRFIPSQHYVYMFMVKWQDLTEKLVYRKFTEIYEFHKSLKEMFPIEAGDISKEHRTIPHLPAPKWFDGLRSTENRQVTLSDYFSSLLSLPPKISRCPHVLNFFQVRSDDVNPVANNTNGRKPETFLLKVDTAKKNVSDITGPIILQSYRVIADYEKNSKSELAAKNGDVVEIVEKSENGWWFCQLRNKRGWMPAAYLEPLDGPDESEEQDPNYEGDLHITTKDYSGELDDELSLQEGENVEVIHKLLDGWWVVRKGSITGYFPAMYLQKSGETAPANENPSKRKGLPPRRSTISNANSIHKKERKQISQDTYRRNSKKYLKQRQSIVDTKSPIITEENKEEESKSKPQPAIPPRPSKELILDRCSENTKSKIRTLN is encoded by the exons ATGACAGAGCCCCACATCAGGCACATCCAGCTTTTGGGCTTTGAGAAAAGATTTATACCCAGCCAACATTAT GTCTACATGTTTATGGTCAAGTGGCAGGATCTCACCGAAAAGCTTGTTTACAGGAAATTCACTGAAATCTATGAGTTTCAt AAATCCTTAAAAGAAATGTTTCCTATTGAAGCTGGGGACATAAGTAAAGAACACAGGACTATTCCTCACCTACCAG CTCCAAAGTGGTTTGATGGCCTCAGGTCCACGGAGAACAGACAGGTCACGCTGTCAGATTACTTTTCCTCTTTGCTGAGTCTGCCTCCTAAAATCTCCCGCTGCCCTCATGTTCTGAATTTCTTCCAAGTCAGATCTGATGATGTTAACCCAGTAGCCAACAACACCAA TGGTCGTAAGCCTGAGACGTTTTTGTTGAAGGTggatactgcaaaaaaaaatgtgtcag ATATaacaggacccattatcctgcAGTCATACAGAGTAATCGCTGACTATGAAAAGAATTCCAAGAGTGAGCTGGCAGCGAAAAATGGAGATGTGGTAGAGATAGTAGAGAAGTCTGAAAATG GCTGGTGGTTCTGTCAGCTAAGGAACAAGAGGGGATGGATGCCTGCTGCTTATCTTGAACCTTTAGATGGCCCAGATGAGTCTGAAGAACAGGATCCTAATTATGAAG GTGACCTGCACATCACCACAAAAGACTATTCAGGAGAACTAGATGATGAGCTGAGTCTCCAGGAAGGAGAGAATGTTGAAGTCATCCACAAGCTGCTGGATGGTTGGTGGGTTGTCAG AAAAGGCAGCATCACTGGATATTTCCCAGCTATGTATCTACAGAAATCTGGGGAAACAGCTCCTGCCAATGAGAATCCGTCAAAAAGAAAAGGCTTGCCCCCAAGGAG ATCCACTATATCAAATGCTAACAGTATTCATAAAAAAGAACGAAAGCAGATCAGTCAGGACACCTACAGGAGAAACAGCAAGAAATATTTAAAGCAGCGGCAATCCATCGTTGACACTAAAAGCCCCATTATAACAG AAGAAAATAAAGAGGAAGAAAGCAAATCTAAGCCCCAGCCTGCAATCCCCCCAAGACCCAGCAAAGAGCTCATCCTGGACCGTTGCTCAGAGAACACAAAGAGCAAGATCAGAACATTGAACTAA